Proteins from a genomic interval of Ictalurus furcatus strain D&B chromosome 2, Billie_1.0, whole genome shotgun sequence:
- the zgc:113090 gene encoding zinc finger protein Gfi-1b isoform X2 produces the protein MTQMDLLVSNVAELLATAVHEVLRLMGQAVSEYRDESARIRQENQKLQRTLQELQNSLQISDAVQQVSSSVAAEEPLYESHRARVPDCHSEREPVETEENEEADSYKPSFEEEKPSALHLRAETREPDDSCDLSHKRRRSFSSSRSRSASPEAPGVLNAIKTESTSDFPERSLSDQTENANTDAHLHLPYYLVHVNPAHVTWDASVPPRAENAADAGGPFGVTVRRENSHACHVCGKSFATASSLGAHFVCHSGERPFACERCKFRFSRLADLKKHERIHTGEKPYNCALCGRRFNRTENLRRHLRKVHHGALL, from the exons ATGACTCAGATGGACCTCCTGGTCAGCAACGTGGCCGAGCTTTTGGCTACGGCCGTGCACGAGGTCCTGCGTCTGATGGGTCAGGCCGTGTCCGAGTACCGCGACGAGTCGGCCAGGATTCGGCAGGAGAACCAGAAACTGCAGCGCACGCTCCAGGAGCTCCAGAACAGCCTCCAGATATCAG ACGCAGTGCAGCAGGTCTCGTCCTCCGTAGCCGCAGAAGAGCCGCTCTACGAGTCCCACCGTGCGCGAGTGCCGGACTGTCATTCGGAACGAGAGCCGGTCGAGACGGAAGAGAACGAGGAAGCGGATTCCTACAAGCCGTCTTTCGAGGAGGAGAAACCGAGCGCGCTGCACCTGAGAGCGGAAACGCGAGAACCGGACGACTCGTGCGACTTGTCTCataagaggaggaggagcttctCGAGCTCGAGGAGCCGATCGGCTTCACCCGAAGCGCCGGGAGTCTTAAACGCCATCAAAACGGAATCGACGTCCGACTTTCCCGAGCGTTCGCTATCAGATCAGACCGAAAACGCGAACACCGACGCGCACCTCCACCTTCCCTATTACCTGGTCCACGTCAATCCCGCCCACGTCACCTGGGACGCGTCCGTTCCGCCGCGCGCAGAGAACGCGGCGGACGCCGGCGGTCCGTTCGGCGTCACCGTGCGGCGAGAGAACTCGCACGCCTGTCACGTGTGCGGAAAGTCGTTCGCGACCGCCTCCAGCCTGGGCGCGCACTTCGTCTGCCACTCGGGCGAAAGACCGTTCGCCTGCGAGCGCTGCAAGTTCAGGTTCAGCCGTTTAGCCGATCTGAAGAAACACGAGCGCATCCACACGGGGGAGAAGCCGTACAACTGCGCGCTCTGCGGGAGGAGGTTTAACCGCACAGAGAACCTCAGACGCCACCTGAGGAAAGTCCACCACGGAGCTCTGCTTTAG
- the rusf1 gene encoding RUS1 family protein C16orf58 homolog, with protein sequence MADGGGGVIATEKYGSWESWRYRVKDGGMRRERTGQERVTRGKSITDAFKNVFLPQGYPESVSEDYLQYQLWDTLQAFSSSLSGTLATQATLQGVGVGNQEATVAAATMTWLLRDGTGMLGRILFAWFKGSKLDSEAKKWRLFADVLNDAAMLMEITAPHFPPFFTLIVCMAGVFKSIVGVAGGATRAALTVHQARRNNMADISAKDGSQETLVNLAGLLVSLVLIPLVTGNPVLTFVLFFLFTALHLFANYKAVRSVVMETLNEARLAIVLRRYLLDGQILCPAEANRSEPVFLEFKTAVPVRLGVRLGDVIKRPQELRLALRNNTRSYIIAVQNGSVCVCLSADAAVRDEIMAACQAVCVSAALRSSPQHGALAHLSEIRDSWEMVSESHKLMERIFLPFLTGLEKAGWQTDRTLLQWDEWRAEWRKKGG encoded by the exons ATGGCGGACGGAGGCGGAGGAGTGATTGCAACCGAGAAGTACGGCTCCTGGGAGTCCTGGAGATACCGGGTAAAGGATGGAGGGATgcggagagagagaacaggacaGGAACGAGTAACTAGAGGGAAATCAATAACCGATGCGTTCAAG AACGTTTTCCTGCCTCAGGGTTACCCCGAGAGCGTCAGTGAGGATTATCTGCAGTATCAGTTATGGGATACGTTGCAG gctttctccagctctctctcgGGCACACTCGCCACTCAGGCCACACTGCAAGGAGTCGGAGTCGGTAATCAAGAAGCCACGGTTGCTGCAGCGACAATGACTTGGTTactcagag aTGGAACAGGGATGTTGGGGAGAATCCTTTTCGCCTGGTTTAAAGG GAGCAAACTGGACTCGGAAGCCAAAAAATGGAG GCTTTTCGCTGACGTTCTCAACGACGCCGCGATGTTAATGGAGATCACCGCGCCTCACTTCCCGCCTTTCTTCACGCTTATTGTTTGCATGGCTGGAGTGTTTAAG TCGATTGTGGGCGTGGCCGGAGGAGCGACAAGGGCGGCGTTAACTGTCCATCAGGCTCGTAGAAACAACATGGCCGACATCTCTGCTAAAGACGGCAGTCAG GAAACGCTGGTCAATCTGGCAGGACTGCTGGTTAGCTTAGTGCTAATCCCGCTCGTCACTGGTAACCCCGT GCTGACGTTcgttctcttcttcctcttcaccgCACTCCACCTGTTTGCCAACTACAAAGCTGTCAGGTCTGTCGTCATGGAGACGCTGAACGAAGCTCGTCTGGCAATCGTCCTCCGTCGGTACTTGCTTGACGGACAGATCCTGTGTCCAGCGGAAGCCAATCGGAGCGAGCCGGTGTTTCTGG AGTTCAAAACGGCAGTACCTGTCAGACTCGGGGTCCGACTGGGAGACGTCATCAAACG GCCTCAGGAGCTCCGGCTGGCTTTGAGGAACAACACCAGGTCCTACATCATAGCCGTACAAAACg ggagtgtgtgtgtgtgtttgagcgcTGATGCGGCGGTGCGCGATGAGATCATGGCAGCGTGTCAGGCCGTGTGCGTCAGCGCCGCGTTACGCTCGTCACCACAGCACGGAGCTCTCGCGCACCTGTCCGAGATCAGAG ACTCGTGGGAAATGGTTTCCGAAAGTCACAAGCTGATGGAGCGAATTTTCCTGCCCTTTCTCACAG GTCTGGAGAAAGCCGGGTGGCAGACGGACCGGACGCTGCTGCAGTGGGACGAGTGGAGAGCGGAGTGGAGGAAGAAAGGCGGCTGA
- the zgc:113090 gene encoding zinc finger protein Gfi-1b isoform X1 encodes MISFSPSADRWLRANPEQKMTQMDLLVSNVAELLATAVHEVLRLMGQAVSEYRDESARIRQENQKLQRTLQELQNSLQISDAVQQVSSSVAAEEPLYESHRARVPDCHSEREPVETEENEEADSYKPSFEEEKPSALHLRAETREPDDSCDLSHKRRRSFSSSRSRSASPEAPGVLNAIKTESTSDFPERSLSDQTENANTDAHLHLPYYLVHVNPAHVTWDASVPPRAENAADAGGPFGVTVRRENSHACHVCGKSFATASSLGAHFVCHSGERPFACERCKFRFSRLADLKKHERIHTGEKPYNCALCGRRFNRTENLRRHLRKVHHGALL; translated from the exons ATGATTTCCTTCTCCCCGTCAGCAGATCGTTGGCTCAGAGCGAACCCCGAACAGAAGATGACTCAGATGGACCTCCTGGTCAGCAACGTGGCCGAGCTTTTGGCTACGGCCGTGCACGAGGTCCTGCGTCTGATGGGTCAGGCCGTGTCCGAGTACCGCGACGAGTCGGCCAGGATTCGGCAGGAGAACCAGAAACTGCAGCGCACGCTCCAGGAGCTCCAGAACAGCCTCCAGATATCAG ACGCAGTGCAGCAGGTCTCGTCCTCCGTAGCCGCAGAAGAGCCGCTCTACGAGTCCCACCGTGCGCGAGTGCCGGACTGTCATTCGGAACGAGAGCCGGTCGAGACGGAAGAGAACGAGGAAGCGGATTCCTACAAGCCGTCTTTCGAGGAGGAGAAACCGAGCGCGCTGCACCTGAGAGCGGAAACGCGAGAACCGGACGACTCGTGCGACTTGTCTCataagaggaggaggagcttctCGAGCTCGAGGAGCCGATCGGCTTCACCCGAAGCGCCGGGAGTCTTAAACGCCATCAAAACGGAATCGACGTCCGACTTTCCCGAGCGTTCGCTATCAGATCAGACCGAAAACGCGAACACCGACGCGCACCTCCACCTTCCCTATTACCTGGTCCACGTCAATCCCGCCCACGTCACCTGGGACGCGTCCGTTCCGCCGCGCGCAGAGAACGCGGCGGACGCCGGCGGTCCGTTCGGCGTCACCGTGCGGCGAGAGAACTCGCACGCCTGTCACGTGTGCGGAAAGTCGTTCGCGACCGCCTCCAGCCTGGGCGCGCACTTCGTCTGCCACTCGGGCGAAAGACCGTTCGCCTGCGAGCGCTGCAAGTTCAGGTTCAGCCGTTTAGCCGATCTGAAGAAACACGAGCGCATCCACACGGGGGAGAAGCCGTACAACTGCGCGCTCTGCGGGAGGAGGTTTAACCGCACAGAGAACCTCAGACGCCACCTGAGGAAAGTCCACCACGGAGCTCTGCTTTAG